One genomic segment of Burkholderiaceae bacterium includes these proteins:
- a CDS encoding lipoate--protein ligase family protein, whose product MSFQVTQEPTRGGDPIAADLALLQHAGPPRARLWEGPVSLVVPRSYRRHAAFERVAAQFAARGCPVHERPSGGGLVPQGPGILNLSLVYTLPGGLGTWMERVYLHLCALLQGSLLGFGVPTHWQAVGGSFCDGRFNLACGRGDAARKIAGTAQYWRPLPRHPAGPATHAVLAHAVLLVDPDLAVAHAWANAFEQALGSGRQYDPAKTVGVAGMLGPQAPADLVPQVRQRLAQAVRRAGLPEAGEARMES is encoded by the coding sequence ATGAGCTTCCAGGTCACGCAGGAGCCCACCCGCGGCGGCGACCCGATCGCCGCCGACCTGGCCCTGCTGCAGCACGCCGGCCCGCCCCGCGCCCGGCTGTGGGAAGGCCCCGTGTCCCTCGTCGTGCCGCGCAGCTACCGCCGGCATGCCGCGTTCGAGCGCGTGGCCGCGCAGTTTGCCGCGCGCGGCTGCCCGGTCCACGAGCGCCCATCGGGCGGCGGCCTGGTGCCGCAAGGGCCCGGCATCCTCAACCTGAGCCTGGTCTACACCCTGCCCGGCGGGCTCGGCACGTGGATGGAGCGCGTCTACCTCCACCTGTGCGCGCTGCTGCAAGGCAGCTTGCTCGGCTTCGGCGTCCCGACGCACTGGCAGGCCGTCGGCGGCTCGTTTTGCGACGGCCGCTTCAACCTGGCCTGCGGCCGCGGCGACGCGGCGCGCAAGATCGCCGGCACCGCGCAGTACTGGCGCCCCCTGCCCCGCCACCCGGCGGGCCCGGCCACCCACGCCGTGCTGGCCCATGCGGTGCTGCTGGTCGACCCCGACCTGGCCGTCGCCCACGCCTGGGCCAACGCCTTCGAGCAGGCCCTGGGCAGCGGCCGCCAGTACGACCCCGCCAAGACCGTCGGCGTGGCCGGGATGCTGGGGCCGCAGGCGCCAGCCGACCTGGTGCCGCAAGTGCGCCAGCGGCTGGCCCAGGCGGTGCGGCGCGCCGGGCTGCCCGAGGCCGGCGAAGCCCGCATGGAATCCTGA
- a CDS encoding NADPH:quinone oxidoreductase family protein, with amino-acid sequence MHAWLCEDPVGVDALTWKELPTPTPAKGQVLIRIQAASLNFPDLLIVQNKYQFKPELPFVPGSEYAGVIEAVGEGVTELKVGQAVACLAGTGGFATHTLAPAKLCLPLPPGFPPVDAAAFIMIYATSHHALLDRGQLKAGETVLVLGAAGGVGMSAIQIAKIAGARVIAAASTDDKCAFCKQLGADETINYSTQDLREQLKALTGGKGPDVIYDPVGGAFTEAAFRSIGWRGRHLVVGFAAGEIPSLKINLALIKGASIVGVFWGDFARREPAANAAMMQELAGWYAQGRIKPQIDRQMPMAELKAAYARMNSRQVRGKLVLVND; translated from the coding sequence ATGCACGCATGGCTATGCGAAGACCCCGTGGGCGTGGACGCCCTCACCTGGAAGGAGCTGCCCACCCCCACCCCGGCCAAGGGCCAGGTGCTGATCCGCATCCAGGCGGCCAGCCTAAACTTTCCCGACCTGCTGATCGTGCAGAACAAGTACCAGTTCAAGCCCGAGCTGCCCTTCGTGCCCGGCTCCGAGTACGCCGGCGTGATCGAGGCCGTGGGCGAAGGCGTGACGGAGCTGAAGGTCGGCCAGGCCGTGGCCTGCCTGGCGGGCACCGGGGGCTTCGCCACCCACACGCTGGCGCCGGCCAAGCTGTGCCTGCCGCTGCCGCCGGGCTTTCCGCCGGTGGATGCGGCCGCCTTCATCATGATCTACGCCACCAGCCACCACGCGCTGCTGGACCGCGGGCAGCTGAAGGCCGGCGAAACCGTGCTGGTGCTGGGCGCCGCCGGTGGCGTGGGCATGTCAGCCATCCAGATCGCCAAGATCGCCGGCGCCCGGGTGATCGCCGCCGCCTCGACCGACGACAAGTGCGCCTTCTGCAAGCAGCTGGGCGCCGACGAGACCATCAACTACAGCACGCAGGACCTGCGCGAGCAACTGAAGGCGCTGACCGGCGGCAAGGGCCCCGACGTCATCTACGACCCGGTGGGCGGCGCCTTCACCGAGGCGGCCTTCCGCTCCATCGGCTGGCGCGGGCGCCACCTGGTGGTGGGCTTTGCCGCGGGCGAGATTCCCTCGCTCAAGATCAACCTGGCGCTCATCAAGGGCGCCAGCATCGTCGGCGTGTTCTGGGGCGACTTCGCCCGCCGCGAGCCGGCCGCCAACGCCGCCATGATGCAGGAGCTGGCCGGCTGGTACGCGCAGGGCAGGATCAAGCCGCAGATCGACCGCCAGATGCCCATGGCCGAGCTGAAGGCCGCCTACGCGCGCATGAACAGCCGCCAGGTGCGCGGCAAGCTGGTGCTGGTCAACGACTGA
- the lpdA gene encoding dihydrolipoyl dehydrogenase, with protein sequence MSEVQVKVPDIGDFKDVAVIEVLVKVGDTVKVEQSLITVESDKASMEIPSSHAGVVKSLAINLGDKINEGSLVLTLEADAAPAAAPAPAAPASKPAAAPAKQAPAAPAPVASSFGGNVDVDCDVVVLGGGPGGYSAAFRAADLGLKVVVVERYATLGGVCLNVGCIPSKALLHVAAVMDEVGHLAALGIDYGGKPKVDIDKLRGHKEKVIGKLTGGLGAMAKMRKVTIVRGYGSFVGANHIEVEETTGTGQDKTGGKKVVQFKRAIIAAGSQAVRLPFMPDDPRVVDSTGALALKSVPRKMLILGGGIIGLEMGTVYSTLGARLDVVEMLDGLMQGADRDLVKVWQKLNAPRFDNIMLKTKTVGAKATDKGIEVSFEGEGAPAPQTYDLVLQAVGRSPNGKKIGADKAGVAVTERGFIDVDIQMRTNVPHIFAIGDIVGQPMLAHKAVHEAHVAAEVIAGELKGDDKLAKAAFNARVIPSVAYTDPEVAWVGLTEDQAKAQGIKVRKGLFPWTASGRAIANGRDEGYTKLLFDDSPEAHGHGRILGGGIVGTHAGDMIGEVALAIEMGADMVDIGKTIHPHPTLGESIGMAAEIAHGSCTDVPPQKK encoded by the coding sequence ATGAGCGAAGTGCAAGTCAAGGTGCCCGACATCGGCGACTTCAAGGACGTCGCCGTCATCGAAGTGCTGGTCAAGGTGGGCGACACCGTCAAGGTCGAGCAAAGCCTGATCACCGTCGAGTCCGACAAGGCCAGCATGGAGATTCCCTCCAGCCACGCCGGCGTGGTCAAGTCGCTGGCCATCAACCTGGGCGACAAGATCAACGAGGGCTCGCTGGTGCTGACGCTGGAGGCCGACGCCGCCCCCGCAGCCGCGCCGGCTCCCGCCGCCCCGGCATCGAAACCGGCTGCAGCCCCCGCCAAGCAAGCCCCGGCAGCTCCTGCTCCTGTAGCGTCCAGCTTTGGCGGCAACGTGGACGTGGACTGCGACGTCGTCGTCCTGGGCGGCGGCCCGGGCGGCTATTCGGCCGCGTTTCGCGCCGCCGACCTGGGCCTGAAGGTCGTCGTCGTCGAGCGCTACGCCACCCTGGGCGGCGTGTGCCTGAACGTGGGCTGCATCCCCAGCAAGGCGCTGCTGCACGTGGCGGCGGTGATGGACGAGGTGGGCCACCTGGCGGCGCTGGGCATCGACTACGGCGGCAAGCCCAAGGTGGACATCGACAAGCTGCGCGGCCACAAAGAGAAAGTCATCGGCAAGCTCACCGGCGGCCTGGGTGCCATGGCCAAGATGCGCAAGGTGACGATCGTGCGCGGCTACGGCAGCTTTGTCGGCGCCAACCACATCGAGGTGGAGGAAACCACCGGTACCGGGCAGGACAAAACCGGCGGCAAAAAGGTGGTGCAGTTCAAGCGCGCCATCATCGCCGCCGGCAGCCAGGCCGTGCGCCTGCCCTTCATGCCCGACGACCCGCGCGTGGTGGACAGCACCGGCGCGCTGGCGCTGAAGAGCGTGCCCAGGAAGATGCTGATCCTGGGCGGCGGCATCATCGGCCTGGAGATGGGCACGGTGTATTCCACCCTGGGCGCGCGCCTGGACGTGGTGGAGATGCTGGACGGCCTGATGCAGGGCGCCGACCGCGACCTGGTGAAGGTGTGGCAAAAGCTCAATGCGCCGCGCTTCGACAACATCATGCTCAAGACCAAGACGGTGGGCGCCAAGGCCACCGACAAGGGCATCGAAGTGTCATTCGAGGGTGAGGGCGCCCCGGCGCCGCAGACCTACGACCTGGTGCTGCAGGCCGTGGGCCGCAGCCCCAACGGCAAGAAGATCGGCGCGGACAAGGCCGGCGTGGCGGTGACCGAGCGTGGCTTCATCGACGTCGACATCCAGATGCGCACCAACGTGCCGCACATCTTCGCCATCGGCGACATCGTGGGCCAGCCCATGCTGGCGCACAAGGCGGTGCACGAGGCGCACGTGGCGGCCGAGGTGATTGCCGGCGAACTGAAAGGCGACGACAAGCTGGCCAAGGCCGCCTTCAACGCCCGCGTGATCCCCAGCGTGGCCTACACCGACCCCGAGGTGGCCTGGGTGGGCCTGACCGAGGATCAGGCCAAGGCGCAGGGCATCAAGGTCAGGAAGGGCCTGTTCCCTTGGACGGCCTCGGGCCGCGCCATTGCCAACGGGCGCGACGAGGGCTACACCAAGCTGCTGTTCGACGACAGCCCCGAGGCGCACGGCCACGGCCGCATCCTGGGTGGCGGCATCGTCGGCACGCACGCCGGCGACATGATCGGCGAGGTGGCCCTGGCCATCGAGATGGGCGCCGACATGGTGGACATCGGCAAGACCATCCACCCGCACCCGACGCTGGGCGAGAGCATCGGCATGGCCGCCGAGATCGCCCACGGCAGCTGCACCGACGTGCCGCCGCAGAAGAAGTAG
- a CDS encoding class I SAM-dependent methyltransferase gives MQALLDAIAAMPLPVEAQRIFHGRGGLWPGCEPWTLDAYPPVLVLTSFAPASDAQLAAVDAALQARWHRIAPGQPLSWVFQQRGAGRADTRPMAGSVPEPHIVTEAGARFRVHVLRGQNHGLFLDMAAGRGWVRAWAADFAARQGRGARVLNLFAYTCAFSVAALQGGAAQVVNIDMARGALATGQHNHALNGLAGRAQFWPHDVFTSWGKIARHGPWDLIVADPPSHQKGSFVATKDYPRLMRRLPALLAPGGQALLCLNAPELDMDFLRHHMHQQAPELAFVERVANPAVFADVDEGRALKVAVYRLAP, from the coding sequence ATGCAAGCCCTGCTCGACGCCATTGCCGCCATGCCGCTGCCGGTGGAGGCGCAGCGCATTTTTCACGGCCGCGGCGGCCTCTGGCCGGGCTGCGAGCCGTGGACGCTGGATGCGTACCCGCCCGTCCTGGTGCTCACCAGCTTCGCTCCCGCCAGCGATGCGCAACTGGCCGCCGTTGACGCGGCCCTGCAAGCGCGCTGGCACCGGATCGCGCCCGGCCAGCCGCTGAGCTGGGTCTTCCAGCAACGCGGCGCCGGCCGCGCCGACACGCGCCCGATGGCCGGCAGCGTGCCCGAACCGCACATCGTCACCGAAGCCGGCGCGCGCTTTCGGGTGCACGTGCTGCGCGGGCAAAACCACGGCCTGTTCCTGGACATGGCGGCCGGCCGCGGCTGGGTGCGTGCGTGGGCGGCCGACTTCGCCGCCCGGCAGGGGCGCGGCGCGCGCGTGCTCAACCTGTTTGCCTACACCTGCGCGTTTTCCGTCGCGGCGCTGCAAGGCGGGGCGGCACAGGTCGTCAACATCGACATGGCGCGCGGCGCCCTGGCCACCGGCCAGCACAACCACGCGCTCAACGGTCTGGCCGGCCGCGCCCAGTTCTGGCCGCACGACGTCTTCACGTCCTGGGGCAAGATCGCCCGCCACGGCCCCTGGGACCTGATCGTCGCCGACCCGCCCAGCCATCAAAAAGGCAGCTTCGTCGCCACCAAGGACTACCCGCGCCTGATGCGGCGCCTGCCCGCCCTGCTGGCCCCCGGCGGCCAAGCCCTGCTGTGCCTGAACGCGCCCGAGCTGGACATGGATTTTTTGCGGCACCACATGCACCAGCAGGCGCCGGAGCTGGCGTTCGTCGAGCGCGTGGCCAACCCGGCCGTTTTTGCGGACGTGGACGAGGGCAGGGCGCTGAAGGTGGCGGTGTATCGGCTGGCGCCTTGA
- a CDS encoding EVE domain-containing protein: MKSEPGECSIDDALAAPGQTVPWTGVRNHQARNFMRDAMRVGDGVLFYHSSCAEPGIAGIARVASGVRADPTQFDPASPYFDARSSPEQPRWLLLDVQALRKTRLVSLAELRRHPELAAMRVLQRGNRLSITPVEPGEWAVIDRLLQAQP, from the coding sequence ATGAAGTCCGAACCCGGCGAGTGCAGCATCGACGACGCCCTGGCCGCCCCCGGCCAGACCGTGCCCTGGACGGGCGTGCGCAACCACCAGGCGCGCAACTTCATGCGCGACGCCATGCGGGTGGGCGACGGCGTGCTGTTCTACCACTCCAGCTGCGCCGAGCCGGGCATCGCCGGCATCGCCCGCGTGGCCTCGGGCGTGCGCGCCGACCCCACCCAGTTCGACCCCGCATCGCCCTACTTCGACGCCAGGTCCAGCCCGGAGCAGCCACGCTGGCTGCTGCTGGACGTGCAGGCGCTGCGCAAGACGCGCCTGGTCTCGCTGGCCGAACTGCGCCGGCACCCCGAGCTGGCGGCGATGCGGGTGCTGCAGCGCGGCAACCGCCTGTCGATCACGCCGGTGGAGCCGGGCGAGTGGGCGGTGATCGACCGCCTGCTGCAGGCGCAGCCGTAG